In one Rhinopithecus roxellana isolate Shanxi Qingling chromosome 1, ASM756505v1, whole genome shotgun sequence genomic region, the following are encoded:
- the LOC104655557 gene encoding 60S ribosomal protein L22, which translates to MAPVKKLVAKGGKKKKQVLKFTLDCTHPVEDGIMDAANFEQFLQERIKVNGKAGNLGGGVVTIERSKSKITVTSEVPFSKRYLKYLTKKYLKNNNLRDWLRVVANSKESYELRYFQINQDEEEEEDED; encoded by the coding sequence ATGGCTCCAGTGAAAAAACTTGTGGCGAAGGGGggcaaaaaaaagaagcaggttcTGAAGTTCACTCTTGATTGCACCCACCCTGTAGAAGATGGAATCATGGATGCTGCCAATTTTGAGCAGTTTTTGCAAGAAAGGATCAAAGTGAACGGAAAAGCTGGGAACCTTGGTGGAGGGGTGGTGACCATCGAAAGGAGCAAGAGCAAGATCACCGTGACATCTGAGGTGCCTTTCTCCAAAAGGTATTTGAAATATCTcaccaaaaaatatttgaagaataataATCTACGTGACTGGTTGCGCGTAGTTGCTAACAGCAAAGAGAGTTACGAATTACGTTACTTCCAGATTAACCAGGacgaagaagaggaggaagatgaggattaa